A single Aminobacterium mobile DSM 12262 DNA region contains:
- a CDS encoding succinylglutamate desuccinylase, which yields MNGKLKNAKILTLLVAAFFAIVAGKEFYGHRNYKEAVVPSSSLAEVKKLSDYEPSLKGTVNDSNVYIFDSGVPGGTAFLIGGTHPEEPAANLTATLIAENAKVEQGRLIIVIRASRSASTCTRMGEAYPTYYYVKTPWGEKQFRMGDRCTNPLDSWPDPEVYIHYPSRQMLAYMDIRNLNRTWPGRPNGALTERTTYAMTQLIRQEKVDIAVDLHEAELEYPVENTIVTHEKGESVAAMTSMTLTSSLFKVPLSMEFSPKALHGLSHREIGDHTDAMSLLVEVAEPMLDRIRGITDEYLLMTGRDEFVMKAGEHKLLYAPIDEKGWPIDVRVGRHASTFLKMLEFYSMTAPDRSVVITGVPGYTEVIENSLGTYFHNPEEAPKDLVFYD from the coding sequence ATGAACGGAAAACTGAAAAACGCAAAGATCCTGACCCTCCTCGTAGCGGCCTTCTTCGCCATAGTGGCAGGGAAGGAGTTTTACGGGCACAGGAATTACAAGGAGGCGGTGGTGCCTTCATCGTCTCTCGCCGAGGTGAAGAAACTGTCGGATTATGAGCCAAGCCTGAAGGGGACCGTGAACGATAGCAACGTATATATTTTCGACAGCGGCGTCCCTGGCGGTACGGCATTTTTAATCGGCGGGACCCACCCGGAGGAGCCGGCAGCGAACCTGACAGCCACACTCATCGCTGAGAACGCGAAGGTTGAGCAGGGACGGCTTATTATCGTCATACGGGCGAGCCGGAGCGCCTCTACATGCACTCGCATGGGTGAGGCCTATCCCACATACTACTACGTGAAGACGCCGTGGGGAGAGAAACAGTTCCGCATGGGAGACCGATGCACCAACCCGCTGGACTCCTGGCCGGACCCCGAGGTGTATATCCACTACCCCAGCCGTCAGATGCTGGCCTATATGGATATCCGGAACCTGAACCGCACATGGCCGGGACGTCCCAACGGAGCTCTTACTGAGCGGACTACCTATGCCATGACCCAGCTGATCCGTCAGGAGAAGGTGGATATTGCGGTGGATCTTCATGAGGCGGAACTGGAGTACCCTGTGGAGAACACCATTGTGACCCACGAGAAGGGGGAATCTGTGGCGGCCATGACCTCCATGACCCTGACGTCCTCTCTTTTCAAAGTGCCGCTGAGCATGGAGTTCTCGCCCAAGGCCCTTCATGGCCTGTCTCACAGAGAGATTGGCGACCATACTGACGCCATGTCTCTGTTGGTGGAAGTGGCAGAGCCTATGTTGGACCGGATCCGAGGCATTACAGACGAGTATCTGCTCATGACCGGACGGGATGAGTTCGTGATGAAGGCTGGAGAGCATAAGCTCCTCTACGCGCCTATCGACGAGAAGGGCTGGCCTATTGACGTGAGGGTGGGACGGCATGCGTCTACATTCCTGAAGATGCTTGAATTCTACTCCATGACGGCGCCAGATCGGTCGGTTGTGATTACAGGCGTGCCTGGCTATACGGAAGTTATAGAAAATTCGCTGGGGACATACTTCCATAACCCTGAAGAAGCCCCCAAGGATTTGGTGTTTTACGATTAA
- a CDS encoding dipeptidase yields the protein MNSKMLKALTLASLVVFLAGTMASACTTILVGKKASTDGSVMVTHTCDGWYDNRVQIIPGGTHKEGEMTPVYKEICHGTRPDKPLVKVGEIPQAKETYTYFHVGYPFMNEHSLIIGEDTWSGRDENYCDKGWFMIEQLEVFALQRAKTAREAIQVMGELAEKYGYGDGGETLTIADKDEAWMFDICGPGPLWTPESGKPGAVWVAQRVPDDCFAMAANRSRIGEIKWDDKDNFMYSKNIKDFAKEMGWWKEGEKFVFHKIYNPEPYGTPYYQQRREWGVMRLLAPSLKLAENAAEMYPLMVKPDKKLSPRDLMAVNRDHYEGTRFDLTKGMAAGPFGNPNRYPTPKSVRPENMKNVDWTRAISIFRCSYSFVAQARDWMPEAVGGVLWFGEDAPHSTVYMPIYAGVTSLPKSVSEGKRAEFDPDSAYWAFNFVSNWADLRYDRMIEDIKAAQKSYEDEFFMMQPQIEEKALALYKENPAKAKEYLTKYTNETINNVVDGWWKLGWTLVGKYSDGYVTTPDGKQEAPGYPTEWLETVGFSKDEAEPKK from the coding sequence ATGAATTCTAAGATGCTCAAGGCACTAACTCTCGCTTCTCTCGTTGTTTTCCTCGCTGGGACAATGGCTTCTGCCTGTACAACCATTCTGGTGGGGAAAAAAGCTTCTACTGACGGTTCCGTTATGGTCACCCATACGTGTGATGGCTGGTACGATAACCGGGTTCAGATTATTCCTGGTGGTACCCATAAAGAAGGGGAAATGACCCCTGTCTATAAAGAAATTTGTCACGGGACTCGCCCCGATAAGCCTCTTGTAAAGGTTGGGGAAATTCCTCAGGCTAAAGAGACGTATACCTATTTCCATGTAGGGTATCCTTTTATGAACGAACATTCTCTCATTATAGGCGAGGATACATGGAGTGGCCGAGACGAAAACTATTGTGATAAAGGCTGGTTCATGATTGAACAGCTAGAAGTTTTCGCTCTTCAGAGAGCTAAAACCGCCCGTGAAGCCATCCAGGTTATGGGCGAGCTCGCAGAGAAATACGGATATGGTGATGGTGGTGAAACGCTGACCATTGCAGATAAAGACGAAGCTTGGATGTTCGATATTTGTGGCCCTGGTCCTCTCTGGACTCCTGAAAGTGGCAAACCTGGCGCCGTATGGGTCGCTCAGCGTGTTCCAGATGACTGCTTCGCCATGGCAGCGAACCGCTCTCGCATCGGAGAAATCAAATGGGACGACAAAGATAACTTTATGTACTCCAAGAACATTAAAGACTTTGCCAAAGAGATGGGCTGGTGGAAAGAGGGAGAAAAATTCGTCTTCCATAAGATATATAATCCTGAACCCTACGGGACCCCTTATTATCAGCAGCGCCGCGAATGGGGCGTTATGAGACTCCTTGCTCCATCCCTCAAACTGGCAGAAAATGCAGCTGAGATGTATCCTCTTATGGTTAAACCCGACAAAAAGCTCTCTCCGAGAGACCTCATGGCCGTGAACCGAGACCATTATGAAGGCACTCGCTTTGATCTCACGAAGGGGATGGCTGCAGGGCCCTTTGGGAATCCCAATCGTTATCCTACGCCCAAATCAGTTCGTCCTGAAAACATGAAGAACGTAGACTGGACTCGGGCTATCTCCATTTTCCGCTGCTCCTATAGCTTTGTAGCACAGGCACGAGACTGGATGCCAGAAGCCGTTGGCGGCGTACTCTGGTTTGGTGAAGATGCACCTCACTCCACAGTCTATATGCCTATTTATGCCGGCGTGACAAGTCTGCCCAAGAGCGTTTCCGAGGGCAAACGAGCCGAATTTGATCCTGATTCTGCCTACTGGGCCTTCAACTTTGTTTCTAACTGGGCCGACTTGAGATATGATCGTATGATAGAAGATATTAAAGCTGCGCAGAAATCCTATGAAGACGAGTTCTTTATGATGCAGCCTCAGATCGAGGAAAAAGCGCTGGCGCTCTATAAGGAGAATCCAGCGAAAGCCAAAGAATATCTCACCAAGTATACTAACGAAACTATAAACAACGTTGTGGACGGCTGGTGGAAGCTCGGCTGGACACTGGTAGGGAAATATTCTGACGGCTATGTCACAACCCCTGACGGGAAACAGGAAGCTCCTGGATACCCAACAGAGTGGCTTGAAACAGTTGGATTCAGCAAGGATGAAGCTGAGCCTAAGAAATAA